A stretch of Flavobacterium sp. N1994 DNA encodes these proteins:
- a CDS encoding dihydrolipoamide acetyltransferase family protein — protein MAKFELKLPKMGESVAEATITNWLKNVGEKIDADEAVLEIATDKVDSEVPSEVSGTLTEILFQVNDVVKVGQTIAIIETEGGGAVGNGIPEPKAETVAPAVAEVIKTVEVAQANAAPADFKSSDKFYSPLVKNIATAEGISVAELETISGSGKDNRVTKEDILNYIKTRGSQPAVAAPVASQPVATPVTPSTQAVPVSVNGGDEIVEMDRMRKLISGYMVASVQTSAHVQSFIEVDVTNIVKWRDRVKNAFEKREGEKLTFTPIFMEAVAKALKDFPGMNISVDGDFIIKRKNINLGMAAALPNGNLIVPVIKNADQLNLVGMAKAVNDLGNRAKAGKLKPDDTQGGTYTVTNVGTFGSVFGTPIINQPQVGILALGAIRKVPAVIETPEGDFIGIRQKMFLSHSYDHRVVDGALGGSFVKRVADYLEAFDVNREY, from the coding sequence ATGGCAAAGTTTGAATTGAAATTACCTAAGATGGGTGAAAGTGTTGCGGAAGCAACCATTACAAATTGGTTAAAAAACGTTGGTGAAAAAATCGACGCCGATGAAGCTGTTTTGGAAATTGCTACAGACAAAGTAGATAGCGAAGTGCCAAGCGAAGTATCAGGAACTTTAACCGAAATTTTATTTCAGGTAAATGATGTGGTAAAAGTGGGACAAACCATTGCCATTATTGAAACAGAAGGTGGTGGAGCCGTTGGGAATGGAATTCCTGAACCAAAAGCTGAAACTGTCGCTCCAGCAGTTGCCGAAGTAATAAAAACAGTTGAAGTGGCTCAGGCAAACGCAGCTCCGGCCGATTTTAAATCTTCAGATAAATTTTATTCTCCTTTAGTAAAAAATATTGCCACCGCTGAAGGTATTTCTGTGGCCGAATTGGAAACCATCTCAGGTTCTGGTAAAGACAATAGAGTAACCAAAGAAGATATTTTAAATTATATCAAAACTAGAGGAAGTCAACCAGCAGTTGCTGCTCCAGTAGCTTCTCAACCAGTTGCAACACCAGTAACTCCATCAACTCAAGCTGTTCCAGTTTCAGTAAATGGCGGAGACGAAATTGTAGAAATGGACCGTATGCGTAAACTGATTTCAGGGTATATGGTAGCCTCAGTACAAACATCAGCACACGTACAATCATTTATCGAAGTAGATGTTACCAATATTGTTAAATGGAGAGACCGTGTTAAAAATGCCTTCGAAAAAAGAGAAGGTGAAAAGCTAACATTTACCCCAATCTTCATGGAAGCCGTGGCCAAAGCCTTAAAAGACTTCCCAGGTATGAACATCTCTGTTGATGGTGATTTCATTATCAAAAGAAAAAATATCAACTTAGGAATGGCTGCAGCTTTACCTAACGGAAACTTAATCGTTCCTGTTATTAAAAATGCAGACCAACTAAACCTTGTCGGAATGGCAAAAGCCGTAAACGATTTAGGAAACCGTGCCAAAGCCGGAAAACTAAAACCAGACGATACCCAAGGTGGAACTTATACCGTAACCAATGTCGGAACTTTCGGTTCTGTATTCGGAACACCAATCATCAACCAACCTCAAGTAGGAATTCTTGCCCTTGGTGCCATCAGAAAAGTACCTGCCGTTATCGAAACTCCAGAAGGAGACTTTATCGGAATCCGTCAAAAAATGTTCTTATCACACTCTTACGATCATAGAGTAGTAGATGGAGCATTAGGAGGAAGCTTCGTAAAACGAGTAGCCGATTACCTAGAAGCATTTGATGTAAATAGAGAGTATTAG
- a CDS encoding glycosyltransferase family 2 protein: MQLSVIILNYNVRYFLELCVLSVQKAIQNMDAEIIVIDNHSSDDSCDMMKQRFPTIKLIENKENLGFPKGNNIAVKEAQGEYICILNPDTVVAEDTFEKVLAFARKQSDLGIVGCQLIDGAGNFLPESKRGVPTPWVAFTKIFGLYKWFPKSSLFNKYYAHHLSENQTGKVDILVGAFMVMKRELYTDLGGFDEDCFMYSDDIDLSYRSLQKGKSNYYFAETTVIHYKGESTVRDQKYMKHFQEAMQFFYKKHFRKSILFDWMMQIGSFIFSKIKKNQQHNSIFYPDETVLFSKELLNSKYALGKITYSKLEPLKINPALKYEMIFDTQSFLFQEIIGFMKKTKGKNSAFKMFLPQSNFIIGSNHANDRGIIRNLSKIE; the protein is encoded by the coding sequence ATGCAACTATCGGTTATCATCCTTAATTACAATGTGCGCTACTTTTTAGAGCTGTGCGTGTTGAGCGTGCAAAAAGCCATACAAAATATGGATGCCGAAATTATTGTCATCGATAACCATTCTTCTGATGATAGTTGCGACATGATGAAACAGCGTTTTCCTACTATCAAATTGATTGAAAACAAAGAAAACTTAGGCTTCCCAAAAGGCAACAACATCGCAGTCAAAGAAGCCCAAGGGGAATACATTTGCATTCTAAATCCGGACACGGTTGTGGCTGAAGATACTTTTGAAAAGGTGCTGGCTTTCGCCCGAAAACAATCTGATTTAGGAATTGTAGGCTGTCAATTAATAGACGGAGCAGGAAACTTTCTTCCTGAAAGCAAACGTGGGGTTCCAACGCCATGGGTAGCTTTTACTAAGATTTTTGGCTTGTACAAATGGTTTCCTAAATCATCGCTATTCAATAAATATTATGCCCACCATTTATCCGAAAATCAAACCGGAAAAGTAGACATTCTAGTAGGAGCGTTTATGGTAATGAAACGAGAATTGTATACGGATTTAGGTGGATTTGATGAAGACTGCTTTATGTATTCGGATGATATTGATTTAAGTTATCGTTCACTACAAAAAGGAAAATCCAATTATTACTTTGCAGAAACTACCGTTATCCATTATAAAGGGGAAAGCACCGTTCGAGATCAAAAATACATGAAGCATTTTCAAGAAGCCATGCAGTTTTTTTATAAAAAGCATTTCCGAAAATCAATTTTGTTCGATTGGATGATGCAAATAGGAAGTTTTATTTTTAGCAAAATAAAAAAAAATCAGCAACACAATAGTATTTTTTATCCAGATGAAACGGTTCTTTTTTCTAAAGAACTTTTAAATTCCAAATACGCTTTAGGTAAAATTACTTATTCAAAGTTGGAGCCATTAAAAATTAATCCCGCTCTAAAATACGAAATGATATTTGATACTCAGTCATTTTTATTCCAAGAAATCATCGGTTTTATGAAGAAAACAAAAGGAAAAAATAGCGCTTTCAAAATGTTTTTACCACAGTCCAATTTTATAATTGGAAGCAATCACGCAAACGATAGAGGAATAATTAGAAATTTATCAAAAATTGAATAA
- a CDS encoding Hpt domain-containing protein gives MAINYNLAKVYALSDNDPEFVMQIITLFVTEVPQDLKQIDLGIKTKDHKLAYAFAHKIKPSLDLLGMSVAFEEILQVEAWTKREGKRKEITDTFESIQSQVEKAVKEIKKDFEM, from the coding sequence ATGGCAATAAACTACAACCTAGCAAAAGTGTACGCACTTTCAGACAACGATCCTGAATTTGTTATGCAAATCATTACTTTGTTTGTTACTGAGGTACCTCAGGACTTGAAACAAATCGATTTAGGTATCAAAACCAAAGACCACAAACTAGCTTACGCCTTTGCTCACAAAATAAAACCAAGTTTGGATTTATTAGGAATGAGCGTAGCCTTTGAGGAAATTCTTCAAGTAGAAGCTTGGACAAAAAGGGAAGGTAAACGCAAAGAAATCACCGATACTTTCGAAAGCATTCAAAGTCAAGTAGAGAAAGCAGTAAAAGAAATTAAGAAAGATTTCGAAATGTAA
- a CDS encoding fumarylacetoacetate hydrolase family protein has protein sequence MKIICIGRNYVNHIEELKNERPDEPVIFLKPDTAIAPKKLPFFIPAFSNEIHHEVEILVKINKVGKYIDTKFAHKYYDEIGLGIDFTARDVQNKLKEKGLPWEKAKAFDGSAVIGDFVSKNNFNSIENINFELTNNGNTVQKGNTSHMLWKIDEIISYVSQYFTLKKGDIIFTGTPEGVAKVAPNDVLEGFIENKKLLRIHIK, from the coding sequence ATGAAGATTATTTGCATCGGAAGAAATTATGTGAATCATATAGAGGAGTTAAAGAATGAACGCCCGGATGAACCTGTTATTTTCTTAAAACCCGATACAGCAATAGCCCCGAAAAAACTTCCGTTTTTCATCCCTGCTTTCAGTAATGAAATTCATCATGAAGTGGAGATTTTGGTCAAAATCAATAAAGTAGGGAAGTACATCGATACTAAATTTGCTCATAAATACTATGACGAAATTGGTCTAGGAATTGATTTTACAGCAAGAGATGTCCAAAATAAATTAAAAGAAAAAGGATTGCCATGGGAAAAAGCCAAGGCATTTGACGGTTCCGCTGTAATTGGTGACTTTGTTTCAAAAAACAATTTTAATTCAATTGAAAATATTAACTTTGAACTAACCAACAACGGGAATACCGTTCAAAAAGGAAATACCAGCCACATGTTGTGGAAAATTGATGAAATCATTTCGTATGTTTCGCAATATTTCACCTTAAAGAAAGGCGATATTATATTTACAGGAACACCTGAAGGCGTTGCCAAAGTAGCACCAAATGATGTTTTAGAAGGATTCATAGAAAATAAAAAACTATTAAGAATACACATTAAATAA
- a CDS encoding DUF4295 domain-containing protein — protein sequence MAKKTVATLQTASKRLTKAIKMVKSPKTGAYTFVESIMTPEEVDSFLKKN from the coding sequence ATGGCAAAAAAGACCGTTGCAACGTTACAAACAGCTTCAAAAAGATTAACCAAAGCAATCAAAATGGTTAAGTCTCCAAAAACAGGTGCTTACACTTTCGTTGAAAGTATTATGACACCAGAAGAAGTAGATAGTTTCCTTAAAAAGAACTAA
- a CDS encoding 3'-5' exonuclease: MELKLNRPICFFDLETTGIDVAKDRIVEISIFKVYPNGNKESKTWLVNPTIPIPPQSTAVHGITNEKVANEPTFKELAGQVHNMIKDSDLAGFNSDRFDIPLLAEELLRAEVDFDMKNRVSVDVQTIFHKKEERTLSAAYKFYCNESLENAHSAEADTMATYEILKAQLDRYEDLENDMKTLSEYTTRKKSVDFAGFIALNAEGQEIFTFGKHKGALVDEVLDKEPGYFGWIQNAEFPLYTKKVLTGIKLRKLNNKFS, from the coding sequence ATGGAATTAAAACTCAACAGACCCATTTGCTTCTTCGACCTAGAAACTACAGGAATTGATGTCGCTAAAGATAGAATCGTGGAAATCTCAATTTTCAAAGTCTATCCCAACGGCAACAAAGAAAGTAAAACCTGGCTGGTGAACCCAACAATTCCTATTCCGCCACAATCTACAGCAGTGCATGGAATTACTAATGAAAAAGTTGCTAATGAACCTACCTTTAAAGAATTAGCTGGTCAAGTACACAATATGATAAAGGATTCTGATTTGGCTGGATTCAATTCGGACCGATTTGACATTCCACTTTTAGCCGAAGAATTATTACGTGCTGAAGTTGATTTTGATATGAAAAACCGAGTGTCAGTGGATGTACAAACCATCTTTCATAAAAAAGAAGAAAGAACGTTAAGTGCTGCTTATAAATTTTATTGCAACGAAAGTCTAGAAAATGCGCACAGTGCAGAAGCAGATACTATGGCAACTTACGAAATTCTTAAAGCGCAATTAGATCGTTACGAGGATTTAGAAAACGATATGAAAACACTTTCTGAATATACTACTCGTAAAAAATCAGTTGATTTTGCTGGCTTCATTGCTCTAAATGCTGAAGGGCAAGAGATTTTTACTTTTGGTAAACACAAAGGTGCTTTGGTTGATGAAGTTTTAGATAAAGAACCCGGTTATTTCGGTTGGATCCAGAATGCTGAGTTTCCTTTGTACACTAAAAAAGTGTTGACAGGAATTAAATTGAGAAAACTAAACAATAAATTCAGTTAA
- a CDS encoding DUF5686 and carboxypeptidase regulatory-like domain-containing protein: MKGKLCTVFLFLVLTMSYGQDLLHGIVIDKETKEQLAFANILINTKTQLITDMNGAFSFKTFSNSVQITCSYVGYDKTEIQVDKKSYSKFFIELSPSQNKLDEIVIPTKENPANAIIQKVIANKEKNNPENINSFQYTSYNKIICDYKSTSADKTDSIKIRNKLKGIHFFMMESVTEKKFVKPNSSEEVVIGSKVSGFQDPSFATIATDFQPFSFYKDNIKLFDINYLNPISKGSLNKYKFHIEDTIHSERDTIYILSFKPKKDKNFEGLKGLLYINTNQYAVQNVIASPFEKGKIDIKIQQRYTLINNEYWFPEQLNFSLVFNELPNTKTPITLDGKSYLSNISLNTALDKKKFSLEEVRLDENATHKDSLFWQKYRNEKLTTTEVKTYRVIDSIGIKNNFDSYLTFAEKIAQSRIPLHAIDIDLSKTFVYNKYEGLRVGSGLWTNDRVSKKISLGGFLGYGIRDKDYKYGGEVRYKISKRNEVTIGIKYQNNLIETGGYGLDSFGENLLNYRKFIGYQYDQIKQNTFSVHFRSLRYLVWDFMLHQTTTNPKYSYVFDDNLNSFTNYKNTTLNVNLRFAYKEKLVNSFHQTVSLGTKYPVVLLSFSKGFKNVLQGDFNYTKVEAAVEHSFYTKNLGSTKYTLEAGYIDSPLPYGLLFTGEGSYDTNALLIMKNTFQTMAPYEFLSDEYVTLFLSHNFGGLLFKARKFQPSISLHTNVGWGTLSNSSFHKFIDFKTKDKFYVESGLQFDNIVKMNYLNVANIGFGFGTYYRYGAYTNPEFKDNVAFKFTLNISVK; the protein is encoded by the coding sequence ATGAAGGGCAAACTTTGCACCGTATTTCTTTTTTTAGTCTTGACCATGTCTTATGGTCAAGACTTACTTCATGGTATTGTGATTGATAAAGAAACCAAAGAACAGCTTGCCTTTGCTAATATACTTATCAATACTAAAACACAGCTTATCACGGATATGAATGGTGCGTTTTCATTTAAAACCTTTTCTAATTCAGTTCAAATAACCTGTAGTTATGTTGGTTATGATAAAACAGAAATTCAAGTGGACAAGAAAAGCTATTCAAAGTTTTTCATTGAATTAAGTCCATCACAAAACAAACTTGACGAAATTGTCATACCAACTAAGGAGAATCCTGCCAATGCCATCATTCAAAAAGTGATTGCTAATAAGGAAAAGAACAATCCTGAAAACATCAATTCGTTTCAATATACTTCTTATAACAAAATCATTTGTGATTACAAATCAACTAGTGCTGATAAAACCGATAGTATAAAAATTCGGAATAAACTTAAGGGGATTCATTTCTTTATGATGGAATCGGTAACTGAAAAGAAGTTTGTAAAACCCAATAGCAGTGAAGAAGTTGTTATTGGCAGTAAAGTGTCTGGCTTTCAGGACCCTTCTTTTGCTACTATTGCTACTGATTTTCAACCTTTTTCATTTTACAAGGACAATATCAAGTTATTTGATATTAATTATCTAAATCCTATTAGTAAAGGGAGTTTGAATAAGTATAAGTTTCATATTGAAGATACTATTCACAGTGAAAGAGATACTATTTATATTCTATCCTTTAAACCCAAGAAAGATAAAAACTTTGAAGGTCTAAAGGGATTGTTATATATCAACACTAACCAATATGCAGTTCAAAATGTAATAGCATCTCCGTTTGAAAAAGGGAAAATAGATATTAAAATTCAACAGCGCTATACATTGATTAACAACGAGTATTGGTTTCCTGAACAATTAAATTTTAGTTTGGTTTTTAATGAGTTACCCAATACAAAAACACCTATAACTCTTGATGGTAAAAGTTACCTTAGTAATATTAGTTTAAATACTGCTTTAGACAAGAAGAAATTCTCTTTGGAGGAAGTTAGGTTAGATGAAAATGCCACTCATAAAGACAGTCTCTTTTGGCAAAAGTATCGCAATGAAAAACTTACTACTACCGAAGTAAAAACTTATCGAGTGATTGATAGCATTGGAATAAAAAACAATTTTGATTCCTATTTAACCTTTGCTGAAAAAATAGCTCAAAGTAGGATTCCTCTCCATGCGATTGACATTGACTTGTCTAAAACTTTTGTTTATAACAAGTATGAAGGCCTTAGGGTTGGCTCGGGTTTATGGACGAATGATAGGGTTTCAAAAAAAATTAGTTTAGGGGGTTTTTTGGGGTATGGCATTAGGGATAAAGACTATAAATATGGTGGTGAAGTACGTTATAAAATTTCAAAGAGAAATGAAGTTACCATTGGTATTAAGTATCAAAATAATTTAATTGAAACAGGTGGTTATGGGTTGGACTCCTTTGGGGAAAACTTATTGAATTATCGAAAGTTTATTGGTTATCAATACGATCAAATAAAACAAAATACTTTTAGTGTGCATTTTAGAAGTTTGAGGTATTTGGTTTGGGATTTCATGTTGCATCAAACTACTACTAATCCAAAGTACAGTTATGTGTTTGATGACAACCTAAACTCTTTTACCAACTACAAAAACACTACTTTGAATGTTAATTTGCGATTTGCTTACAAAGAAAAATTGGTCAATTCTTTTCATCAGACGGTTAGTTTAGGAACAAAATATCCTGTAGTGTTACTTTCTTTTTCAAAAGGATTTAAAAATGTATTGCAAGGCGATTTTAATTATACTAAAGTTGAAGCAGCTGTTGAACACTCTTTTTACACTAAGAATTTGGGAAGTACAAAATATACTCTCGAAGCGGGTTATATTGATAGTCCTCTACCCTATGGATTGTTATTTACTGGAGAAGGAAGTTATGATACTAATGCTTTACTTATCATGAAGAATACCTTTCAGACTATGGCTCCGTATGAGTTTTTATCGGATGAATATGTTACATTGTTTTTGTCTCATAACTTTGGTGGATTACTTTTTAAGGCTAGAAAGTTTCAACCAAGTATTTCTTTGCATACTAATGTGGGTTGGGGAACTCTTTCTAATAGTAGCTTTCATAAGTTTATCGATTTTAAAACAAAAGATAAGTTTTATGTCGAATCTGGTTTACAATTTGACAATATAGTCAAAATGAATTATCTGAATGTGGCCAATATTGGCTTTGGTTTTGGCACTTACTATCGTTATGGTGCTTATACGAATCCAGAATTTAAAGATAATGTTGCCTTTAAGTTTACCTTGAATATCAGTGTAAAATAA
- the rpmG gene encoding 50S ribosomal protein L33, giving the protein MAKKGNRIQVILECTEHKGTGLPGTSRYITNKNKKNTPDRLEIKKFNPILKRMTVHKEIK; this is encoded by the coding sequence ATGGCAAAGAAAGGTAATAGAATACAAGTTATTTTAGAGTGTACTGAGCACAAAGGAACAGGTCTTCCTGGAACTTCTCGTTACATCACAAACAAAAACAAAAAAAATACTCCAGACAGATTAGAGATTAAAAAATTTAATCCAATCTTGAAGAGAATGACAGTTCATAAAGAAATTAAATAA
- the rpmB gene encoding 50S ribosomal protein L28 — MSRVCDLTGKKAMVGNNVSHAMNKTKRKFSVNLVKKRFYLAEEDRWITLRVAASTIKTINKNGLAAVLKKAKVEGFIK, encoded by the coding sequence ATGTCAAGAGTTTGTGACCTTACAGGTAAAAAAGCGATGGTAGGAAATAATGTTTCTCACGCTATGAACAAAACTAAGAGAAAATTTTCTGTTAACTTAGTTAAAAAACGTTTCTATCTTGCTGAAGAAGACAGATGGATTACGTTAAGAGTAGCTGCGTCTACAATTAAAACAATCAATAAAAATGGATTGGCTGCTGTTTTGAAAAAAGCAAAAGTTGAAGGATTTATTAAATAA
- a CDS encoding CinA family nicotinamide mononucleotide deamidase-related protein — translation MKATIVTIGDEILIGQIVDTNSGYIAKALDKIGVQTHEMLSISDDKQHILNTFASLQNKVDLVLITGGLGPTKDDITKHTFCEYFEDTLVVNQEVLAHVTAIIEGFYKRPITQLNRDQALVPSKCEVLFNKMGTAPGMWMKKENTVYISLPGVPYEMKYIVENEIIPKVVKEYKRPYIIHKTILTYGQGESMIAERIENWENNLPEYIKLAYLPNPGRVRLRLTARGENKEILENAIQENIASLTKIIGDIIVGFDEEDTIEVVLGRLLSKQGKTISTAESCTGGKIAQMFTSVAGSSQYFRGSVVSYATDTKVSVLGVSQSTIDEHSVVSASVAKEMVLGIKKLMKTDYAIATTGNAGPSKGNTDAEIGTVFIALATPAEIIVEEFNFGQPREKVIDRTANKALEMLQKEIMKSTFN, via the coding sequence ATGAAAGCAACCATAGTCACCATTGGAGACGAAATTTTAATTGGGCAAATTGTTGACACCAACTCAGGTTATATTGCCAAAGCATTAGATAAAATCGGTGTGCAAACTCACGAAATGCTCTCCATTTCGGATGACAAACAGCATATATTAAACACCTTTGCATCACTTCAAAATAAAGTTGATTTAGTTTTAATCACTGGAGGTTTAGGTCCAACAAAAGATGATATCACCAAGCATACTTTTTGCGAATACTTTGAAGATACTTTAGTGGTAAATCAAGAGGTCTTGGCTCATGTCACAGCCATAATTGAAGGGTTTTACAAACGTCCCATTACCCAATTAAACCGTGATCAAGCCTTAGTTCCTTCTAAATGTGAAGTGCTTTTCAATAAAATGGGAACCGCACCAGGCATGTGGATGAAAAAGGAAAATACCGTTTATATTTCGTTACCAGGCGTTCCGTATGAGATGAAATACATTGTTGAAAACGAAATCATTCCCAAAGTAGTAAAAGAATACAAACGTCCTTATATCATTCATAAAACAATACTCACTTACGGTCAAGGAGAGAGTATGATTGCGGAACGTATTGAAAATTGGGAAAACAACCTCCCAGAATATATAAAATTAGCCTATTTACCCAACCCAGGAAGAGTGCGTTTGCGTTTAACCGCGAGAGGAGAAAATAAAGAAATTTTAGAAAATGCGATTCAAGAAAATATAGCTTCATTAACCAAAATCATAGGAGATATCATCGTAGGATTTGATGAAGAGGATACTATAGAAGTAGTCTTGGGTAGATTGTTATCGAAACAAGGAAAGACTATTTCCACAGCTGAAAGTTGTACAGGTGGAAAAATTGCCCAAATGTTTACCTCAGTGGCTGGTTCGTCTCAATATTTTAGAGGAAGTGTAGTGAGTTACGCAACGGATACAAAAGTTTCCGTTTTAGGTGTTTCTCAAAGCACTATAGATGAACATTCTGTTGTAAGTGCATCCGTTGCAAAAGAGATGGTTTTAGGAATTAAAAAACTCATGAAAACAGACTATGCTATTGCAACTACGGGTAATGCAGGACCAAGTAAAGGTAATACAGATGCTGAGATAGGCACTGTTTTTATAGCTTTAGCAACACCTGCTGAAATTATTGTTGAAGAATTTAATTTTGGGCAACCTCGCGAAAAAGTGATAGATAGAACAGCAAATAAAGCCCTAGAAATGTTGCAAAAAGAAATTATGAAAAGTACTTTCAACTAA
- the ftsY gene encoding signal recognition particle-docking protein FtsY, which yields MSFFKRIFSSEKKETLDKGLEQTKTSFFSKLTKAVAGKSKVDDEVLDNLEEVLVSSDVGVNTTLKIIQRIEDRVSNDKYMGTDELNQILREEIAGLLSETKSGEETEFVIPPNKKPYVIMVVGVNGVGKTTTIGKLAYQFKKAGYKVVLGAADTFRAAAIDQLQIWADRVGVPIVKQQMGSDPASVAFDTLQSAVTQNADIVIIDTAGRLHNKVNLMNELTKVKRVMQKVVEDAPHDVLLVLDGSTGQNAFEQAKQFTAATEVSCLAVTKLDGTAKGGVVIGISDQFQIPVKYIGVGEGIEDLQVFNKIEFVDSFFK from the coding sequence ATGAGTTTTTTCAAAAGAATATTTTCATCCGAAAAAAAAGAAACCTTAGACAAAGGTTTGGAACAAACTAAAACTTCGTTTTTTTCAAAACTTACTAAAGCTGTAGCTGGTAAATCAAAGGTTGACGATGAGGTTTTAGATAATCTGGAAGAAGTGCTTGTTTCTTCTGACGTTGGTGTTAATACCACACTTAAAATTATCCAAAGAATTGAAGATCGTGTGTCCAATGACAAATACATGGGGACTGATGAACTTAATCAAATCCTTCGAGAAGAAATAGCTGGACTTTTATCAGAAACTAAATCAGGTGAAGAAACGGAATTCGTTATTCCACCCAATAAAAAGCCTTATGTTATTATGGTTGTTGGTGTTAATGGGGTTGGAAAAACAACTACTATCGGAAAATTAGCTTACCAATTTAAAAAAGCAGGTTATAAAGTGGTCTTAGGTGCTGCAGATACTTTCCGTGCTGCTGCTATTGACCAACTTCAAATTTGGGCAGACAGAGTAGGTGTGCCTATTGTAAAACAACAAATGGGTAGTGACCCAGCATCCGTAGCTTTTGATACTTTACAAAGCGCTGTAACTCAAAATGCCGATATTGTTATAATTGACACAGCAGGTCGTTTGCACAACAAAGTAAACTTAATGAACGAGTTAACTAAAGTAAAACGTGTCATGCAAAAAGTAGTCGAAGATGCGCCACATGATGTGTTATTAGTTTTGGATGGATCTACAGGTCAAAATGCTTTTGAACAAGCCAAACAATTTACGGCTGCAACAGAGGTTTCTTGCCTTGCAGTAACCAAGTTAGACGGAACTGCCAAAGGGGGTGTTGTAATTGGAATTTCAGATCAATTTCAAATACCAGTTAAATATATTGGAGTAGGTGAAGGTATCGAAGATTTACAAGTGTTTAATAAAATTGAATTTGTAGACTCTTTTTTTAAATAG